The proteins below are encoded in one region of Equus przewalskii isolate Varuska chromosome 1, EquPr2, whole genome shotgun sequence:
- the BNIP3 gene encoding BCL2/adenovirus E1B 19 kDa protein-interacting protein 3 produces MGDAAAYLACVAGASISRGPGLTQPEPLGRRSCSPARPRPAGRSALARAMSQSGTPGLQEENLQGSWVELHFSNNGNGSSVPASVSIYNGEMEKILLDAQHESGRSSSKSSHCDSPPRSQTPQDTNRAFETDTHSIGEKNSSQSEEDYIERRKEVESILKKNSDWIWDWSSRPENVPPKEFLFRHPKRTATLSMRNTSVMKKGGIFSAEFLKVFLPSLLLSHLLAIGLGIYIGRRLTTSTSTF; encoded by the exons ATGGGCGACGCCGCCGCTTATCTGGCGTGCGTCGCCGGCGCATCCATCAGTCGCGGCCCTGGGCTGACGCAGCCCGAGCCCCTGGGCCGGCGCTCCTGCTCCCCCGCCCGACCGCGGCCCGCCGGCCGCAGCGCCCTCGCGCGCGCCATGTCGCAGAGCGGGACCCCCGGACTGCAGGAGGAGAACCTGCAGG GCTCCTGGGTAGAATTGCACTTCAGCAATAACGGGAACGGGAGCAGCgttccagcctcagtttctatTTATAAtggtgaaatggaaaaaatactgCTGGATGCCCAGCATGAGTCTGGACGGAGTAGCTCCAAGAGTTCTCACTGTGACAG CCCGCCTCGCTCACAGACCCCACAAGATACTAACAGAGCTTTTGAAACAGACACCCATAGCATTGGAGAGAAAAATAGCTCTCAG TCTGAGGAAGATTAtattgagagaaggaaagaagttgAAAGCATCTTGAAGAAAAATTCAGACTGGATATGGGATTGGTCAAGTCGGCCAGAAAATGTCCCCCCCAA GGAGTTCCTCTTCAGACACCCGAAGCGCACGGCCACACTCAGCATGAGAAACACGAGTGTTATGAAGAAAGGGGGCATTTTCTCAGCAGAgtttctgaaagtttttcttcCGTCTCTGCTGCTGTCTCATCTGCTGGCCATCGGATTGGG GATCTACATTGGAAGGCGTCTGACGACCTCCACCAGCACCTTCTGA